In Peptococcaceae bacterium, the following are encoded in one genomic region:
- a CDS encoding DUF2007 domain-containing protein — MWKVVYISSDRITAEQIKSLLTREGLLVMLRPAGINCPGDSGTVEVLVPKSEAEEAHEIINSKMPV, encoded by the coding sequence GTGTGGAAAGTGGTATATATCTCTTCCGACCGGATAACAGCCGAACAGATTAAATCCCTTTTAACCAGGGAAGGCCTCCTGGTTATGCTTCGCCCCGCCGGCATCAACTGTCCCGGCGATTCGGGAACGGTGGAGGTGCTGGTCCCCAAATCCGAAGCTGAAGAAGCCCACGAGATCATCAACAGCAAAATGCCTGTTTGA
- the mtrB gene encoding trp RNA-binding attenuation protein MtrB: MDRVGSWEAYDDYIVVKALDNGVTISGLTRGKDTKFHHSEKLDRGEVMVAQFTEHTSAIKIRGRARILTRYGTIESGD; this comes from the coding sequence ATGGACCGGGTCGGCTCATGGGAGGCATATGATGACTACATTGTCGTCAAGGCCCTGGACAACGGGGTAACCATCAGCGGGTTAACCAGGGGGAAAGACACGAAGTTTCATCACTCCGAGAAACTCGACCGCGGCGAGGTGATGGTCGCGCAATTTACCGAGCACACCTCGGCGATAAAAATACGCGGCAGAGCCCGGATTTTAACCAGGTACGGCACAATTGAATCCGGCGATTAA
- the coaD gene encoding pantetheine-phosphate adenylyltransferase, protein MRRAIYPGTFDPVTNGHIHIAERACKLFDEVIVAVAADNYKNTLFSVSERLQMMEESLRHLKNVKVESFSGLVADFARARQGQALIRGLRAVTDFEYEMQIAAMNKRLNENLETLFLMTSGEYSFLSSSVIKQVAILGGSVKGLVPQVVEKNLQKKYNQNG, encoded by the coding sequence TTGCGCAGAGCCATCTATCCCGGGACCTTCGACCCGGTTACGAACGGGCACATACATATCGCCGAGCGGGCCTGCAAACTGTTTGATGAGGTGATTGTGGCGGTTGCGGCAGACAATTATAAAAATACCTTATTTTCAGTAAGCGAACGGCTGCAGATGATGGAAGAGAGCTTGAGACACCTGAAAAACGTCAAAGTTGAGAGCTTCTCCGGCCTGGTGGCCGATTTTGCCAGGGCAAGACAGGGACAGGCCCTAATCCGTGGACTGCGGGCGGTGACCGATTTCGAGTACGAGATGCAGATCGCCGCGATGAACAAACGACTCAATGAAAACCTGGAGACCCTCTTTTTGATGACTTCTGGCGAGTACTCGTTCCTCAGTTCCAGCGTGATCAAGCAGGTCGCCATCCTGGGAGGGTCCGTCAAGGGACTGGTGCCGCAGGTCGTGGAGAAGAACCTGCAGAAGAAATACAACCAAAACGGTTAA
- a CDS encoding twin-arginine translocase TatA/TatE family subunit, with the protein MFSNIGPFELILVLVIALIIFGPGKLPEVGKAIGKSIGEFKSALKKAEDTFKNEINEMKEEERKE; encoded by the coding sequence ATGTTCAGCAATATCGGTCCGTTTGAGCTGATCCTGGTGCTGGTTATTGCGCTGATCATTTTTGGCCCGGGCAAGCTGCCGGAAGTGGGGAAAGCGATCGGCAAGAGCATCGGGGAATTCAAAAGCGCGCTGAAAAAAGCGGAAGACACTTTTAAGAACGAGATAAACGAGATGAAAGAGGAAGAAAGAAAAGAATAG
- a CDS encoding DNA polymerase III subunit alpha has protein sequence MSFVHLHTHTCYSLLDGAAKIPDLVRQAAALGMKALAITDHGTMYGVIEFYKEAKKAGLKPVIGCEVYVAPRSFRDRVSGLDDSPFHLVLLAENQEGYRNLLKLVSLAGLEGFYYKPRVDKELLRKHARGLIALSACLAGEVPSLILAGKEEEAKKAALEYREIFGENNFYLELQDHGLAGQPKVNSGLVSISRQCAIPLVVSNDVHYLRREDAPVQDILLCIQTGKTLQDQDRLRFETDEFYLKSADEIKLLFGDYPEAIKNSEAIAERCRVDFTFGESRLPSYQVPGGHTADSYLAELCRKGLQKRYGPATGEQEKRLDYELATIKKMGYSSYFLIVWDFIRFAREKGIFVGPGRGSAAGSVVSYCLEITDIDPLKYDLLFERFLNPERVSMPDIDIDFCFERRGEVIEYVVRKYGADRVAQIITFGTMAARAAIRDTGRAMGVPLPLVDKVAKLVPPEPGMTIARALEVSPELVELAEQDDSVKELLRVARALEGIPRHAGTHAAGLVISPEPLVEYLPLQRTSEGLICTQFDKDTVEEIGLLKMDLLGLRTLTVINNAVLLVEKSRGIKVDLSAISLEDEKTYQLLSEGDTIGVFQLESSGLRAILRELKPRTFEDVIALVALYRPGPLGSGMIEEFIRRRHGEVEVSYLHPALEPVLKTTYGVIIYQEQVMRIASELAGFALGEADLLRRAMGKKKPEIIAGLRQQFVEGAGEKGIDQGTAGKIFDLMEYFAGYGFNKSHSAAYALLAYQTAYLKAHYPVEFMAALLTSVMESKDRVPFYIEECRQKKIAILPPDVNESAENFLVSGDKIRFGLAAIKQVGHQAIEAIIKEREQGRFSSLQDFCERVDLTHLNRRMIENLIKAGAFGSVPGTRAQLLEVLHICIDQGMAWQRHKNSSQLSLFDFTSKKNDLNPAVPLPRVRDFTEKEILQMEKEVLGLYLSGHPLAEYKEVIDRFVTHAIEELSPGQDGEMVCLAGLISAIRRTITKKGETMAYFILEDLTGSIEALLFPKSLLKYNRLLQEDMPLLVRGKLSLQEDKPRLFVESMEFLAGKEEARQESLYLKIPPYLNESGVWKELIPVVERYRGNTPLYLYFPGTKKLIRSDSRYWVSVTANLLKELESLLGVDAVSIVKK, from the coding sequence GTGAGCTTTGTTCATCTGCATACGCATACATGCTACAGCCTGCTGGACGGGGCCGCCAAAATCCCGGACCTGGTTCGCCAGGCTGCCGCCCTGGGAATGAAAGCGCTGGCCATTACTGACCACGGCACGATGTACGGCGTGATTGAGTTTTACAAGGAGGCGAAGAAGGCGGGACTGAAACCGGTCATCGGCTGCGAGGTCTATGTGGCTCCACGCAGCTTCAGGGACAGGGTGTCCGGCCTGGACGACAGCCCCTTTCACCTTGTGCTGCTGGCGGAAAACCAGGAAGGATACCGGAACCTGTTGAAGCTTGTTTCCCTGGCCGGGCTGGAGGGTTTTTACTACAAGCCGCGGGTGGACAAGGAACTCCTGCGGAAACACGCCCGCGGGCTTATCGCCCTTTCCGCCTGCCTGGCCGGCGAGGTGCCGTCCCTTATCCTGGCGGGAAAAGAAGAAGAGGCCAAAAAGGCCGCCCTGGAGTACAGGGAAATCTTCGGCGAAAACAATTTTTACCTGGAACTGCAGGACCACGGCCTGGCCGGGCAGCCCAAGGTCAACAGCGGCCTGGTTTCCATCTCCCGGCAGTGCGCCATCCCGCTGGTGGTTTCCAACGACGTGCATTATTTAAGGCGGGAAGACGCTCCCGTCCAGGACATCCTGCTCTGCATCCAGACGGGTAAAACGCTGCAGGACCAGGACCGCCTGCGCTTTGAAACGGATGAGTTTTATCTCAAGTCGGCCGACGAGATCAAACTGCTGTTCGGCGATTACCCGGAGGCCATTAAGAACAGCGAAGCGATTGCCGAAAGGTGCCGGGTGGACTTTACTTTCGGCGAAAGCCGCCTGCCCAGCTACCAGGTTCCTGGCGGGCACACCGCCGACAGTTACCTAGCCGAGCTCTGCCGCAAGGGGCTGCAAAAAAGGTACGGGCCTGCAACGGGCGAACAGGAAAAGAGGCTGGATTACGAGCTGGCGACCATTAAAAAAATGGGGTACAGCAGTTATTTCTTGATTGTCTGGGATTTTATCCGGTTTGCCCGGGAAAAAGGCATCTTTGTCGGGCCTGGCCGGGGGTCTGCGGCGGGGAGCGTGGTTTCCTACTGCCTGGAAATAACGGACATTGATCCCCTCAAGTACGACCTGCTTTTTGAAAGGTTTTTAAACCCCGAGCGGGTGAGCATGCCGGATATTGACATCGATTTTTGTTTCGAAAGGCGAGGCGAGGTCATCGAATACGTGGTGAGGAAATACGGCGCGGACCGGGTGGCCCAGATCATCACCTTCGGCACCATGGCCGCCAGGGCCGCCATTCGCGATACCGGCCGCGCCATGGGGGTCCCGCTGCCACTGGTGGACAAAGTGGCCAAGCTGGTACCGCCGGAACCGGGTATGACCATCGCCAGGGCCCTGGAAGTCTCTCCCGAACTGGTGGAACTGGCGGAACAGGATGACAGCGTGAAGGAACTGCTGCGCGTGGCCAGGGCCCTGGAGGGGATCCCCCGCCATGCGGGCACGCATGCCGCCGGGCTGGTCATTTCCCCGGAGCCGCTGGTCGAGTACCTGCCCCTGCAGAGGACTTCCGAGGGTTTGATTTGCACGCAGTTTGACAAGGACACGGTTGAGGAAATCGGGCTTCTCAAGATGGACCTGCTGGGGCTGCGCACCCTGACGGTGATCAACAACGCCGTCCTGCTGGTTGAAAAAAGCCGCGGGATCAAGGTGGACCTGTCGGCGATCTCTCTGGAAGACGAAAAGACATACCAGCTTCTTTCCGAGGGGGACACCATCGGGGTCTTCCAGCTGGAAAGCTCGGGGCTGAGGGCTATCCTCAGGGAACTGAAACCCCGCACTTTTGAAGATGTGATCGCCCTGGTGGCCCTTTACCGGCCGGGTCCTCTGGGCAGCGGGATGATTGAAGAATTTATCAGGCGCCGGCACGGTGAAGTGGAAGTGAGCTACCTTCACCCGGCCCTGGAACCGGTGCTCAAAACGACGTACGGGGTGATCATTTACCAGGAGCAGGTGATGCGCATCGCCAGCGAGCTGGCGGGTTTCGCCCTGGGAGAGGCCGATCTGCTTCGCCGCGCTATGGGCAAAAAGAAGCCGGAAATCATTGCCGGCCTGCGCCAGCAGTTTGTGGAAGGAGCAGGGGAAAAAGGTATTGACCAGGGCACGGCCGGGAAAATATTTGACTTGATGGAGTACTTTGCCGGGTACGGTTTCAACAAGAGCCATTCGGCGGCTTACGCTCTTTTGGCTTACCAGACGGCTTACTTAAAGGCGCATTACCCGGTGGAGTTTATGGCCGCTCTTTTGACCAGCGTTATGGAGTCGAAGGACAGGGTGCCCTTTTATATAGAAGAGTGCCGCCAGAAAAAGATTGCCATTCTTCCCCCCGATGTCAACGAGAGCGCCGAAAACTTTCTCGTCAGCGGAGATAAGATCAGGTTTGGCCTGGCGGCCATCAAACAGGTCGGGCACCAGGCCATCGAGGCTATTATCAAGGAGAGGGAACAGGGGCGGTTTTCTTCGCTGCAGGACTTCTGCGAAAGGGTTGACCTGACCCATCTCAACCGCCGCATGATTGAAAACCTGATCAAGGCAGGGGCGTTCGGTTCCGTTCCGGGCACAAGGGCCCAGCTGCTGGAGGTGCTCCACATTTGCATTGACCAGGGCATGGCCTGGCAGCGCCATAAAAACTCCAGCCAGTTGTCCCTGTTTGACTTCACCAGCAAAAAGAATGATCTCAACCCGGCTGTCCCTCTTCCCCGGGTGCGTGATTTTACGGAAAAAGAGATCCTCCAGATGGAGAAGGAAGTTCTCGGCCTTTACTTGAGCGGCCACCCGCTGGCGGAGTATAAAGAGGTGATTGACAGGTTTGTCACGCACGCGATAGAGGAACTTTCACCGGGGCAGGACGGTGAAATGGTGTGTCTTGCCGGGCTTATCTCGGCCATCCGTCGCACGATAACGAAAAAAGGCGAAACCATGGCCTATTTTATCCTGGAGGACCTGACAGGGAGCATTGAGGCCCTCTTGTTTCCCAAAAGCCTGTTGAAATACAACAGGCTGCTGCAGGAAGACATGCCGCTTTTGGTCAGAGGGAAATTGAGCCTCCAGGAAGACAAGCCCAGGCTGTTCGTGGAGAGCATGGAATTCCTGGCGGGGAAAGAGGAAGCCCGGCAGGAAAGCCTCTACCTGAAGATCCCCCCTTACCTTAACGAGAGCGGCGTCTGGAAGGAATTGATCCCCGTGGTGGAAAGATACCGCGGCAACACACCGCTTTATTTGTATTTTCCCGGCACTAAAAAACTGATCCGCAGCGATTCGCGGTACTGGGTGAGCGTTACCGCCAACCTCTTGAAGGAGCTGGAGTCGCTGCTGGGAGTTGACGCCGTCAGCATTGTCAAAAAGTGA